The DNA segment AAATTTATCAAAGTGATCTCTCTTGTGAACAACGTAAATTCCACGATCGCGAGAGAATCCGATTCTTATATCAGAACGGACGCGGGTCCGGAGATCGGAGTCGCGAGTACGAAAGCGTTTACCGCTCAAGTGTTGAATCTTCTTTTATTCTCCATTTATATGGCCAATTTGAAATGGCTGATCAGCGAAGACGAAAAAAAATCTTTGATCGAAGAGATTCGTCTTCTTCCCGCAAAGATAGACCGCATTCTCGCACAAGCTTCCAAGATCGAAGAGATGTCCTCTCATTTTACTTCCGCGAAAGATTTTATCTTTTTAGGAAGAACTTACAATCATCCGATCGCGATGGAGGGCGCTCTGAAATTAAAAGAGATTTCCTATATCCACGCATCCGGTTATGCGGGCGGAGAGTTTAAACACGGACCGATCGCGTTGATCACAAACGAGGTTCCGGTTGTTTGTATCGCTCCTAAATCCGAAATTTATACGAAAATGGTTTCCAACATTCAGGAAATCAAAGCAAGAAAGGGGATTATCATTTCGATCGTAACCGAAGGTGATACCGAAGCAAAGGCTCTTTCGGATTATTGTTTTGAAATTCCGGAATGTTCCGAAATTCTAAGCCCGATTCTCAACGTGATTCCTCTTCAATTGCTCGCGTATTATTCCGCGATCTCAAGGGGATGTCCTCCGGATCAACCGAGAAACCTTGCTAAGTCCGTAACCGTAGAGTAACGTCATGCCGAAGATCCAAAGAATTCTCATCGATGAAAGAGAAGTTCCGGCGGGTTTGCGATCTCTTACAAGAATCCGATCTTTTGCGGAGATTCGGAGCGGGATTCTCAATACGATTCAAAGAACCAGGGAATCGTATCCTGATGCAACGGTATTCTATTCTCATTCCAATCCCGCGTTTCAACAAGCGTTCTTAGAACGAAATCCGAAATTCTACGCCTATGACAAAAAGGATGTAGATCTGGTTTTAACTCCTGAATCCTGTCTTCCTTGGAATCTGATCAACGGAACCGCGAAGAACATCGAGTCCGATTTGGAGTTGAGCCGCGAGGTTCAAAAATGGATTCGAAAGTTAAAGGTAAAATCCAATCACTTTCATGTGGTGGGTAAATCCAAACACCTGCACGTCCATCCTTCCGCAACGGTATATCCCGGAGTCGTATTTGATACAACCTCAGGGCCGGTCATCGTGGACAAGGATGTGAAGATCACTTCTTTTTCTTTTATAGAAGGGCCGGTTTATATCGGACCGAATTCTCAAATCGACAACGCAAGAATTACCGGCGCTACCACGATCGGAGCCACTTGCAGAATCGGTGGTGAGGTCGGAACCTCCGTCATAGGAGATTTTACAAACAAACACCACGAGGGTTTTTTGGGACATTCGATCGTGGGAAGTTGGGTAAATATCGGAGCGTTAGCCACAACATCCGATTTGAAAAACAACTACGGAGTCGTAAAGATCAGAGAGGAGAATGACGACTGCATCACCGGTTCGATCAAGTTCGGTTCGGTGATCGCCGATTATTCTAAGATCGCAATCGGAGTTATGTTGAACACCGGTACGGTCGTTGATTTCGGATGTAACGTGGTGTCTCCCCGCGTGAGCGGATATGTTCCTCCGTTTACCTGGGTAGAATCGGGGCAACCGTATATTCTCGATTTATTTTTGAGAGACGCCCGGAAAATTATGGCGAGAAGAAATCGGGAACTTACGTTATCTGAAACGGAACTCATCCGTATTCTGTACGAATCTAAAGTAAAAAAATAAAATCCGGAGGGTTCTCTATGGAAATTATAGAATCCAAAATACGTACGTCCTCGTCGGAGTATAAAGAGAATTTTGAAGATCTAAAACAAAAAGTAGAATCGATGCGTGGTCTGATTCGTAAGATCGAGTTAGGCGGCGGTGAAAAGGCGATCCAACGTCATAAAGGAAGAGGAAAGTTTACCGCGAGGGAACGAATTTCGGCGTTGATCGATCCGGGAACTTCGTTTCTGGAACTTTCTCCTTTCGCGGCAGAAGGTGTGTATCCGGATTCGGTTCCTTCCGCGGGAATTTTGACCGGTATCGGAAGAATTTCCGGAGTCGATTGTATGATCGTTGCAAACGACGCCACGGTAAAGGGTGGGACTTACTATCCTCTCACGGTAAAAAAACATATCCGAGCGCAAGAGATCGCTCTGCAGAACTCTCTGCCTTGTATTTATCTCGTGGATTCCGGAGGAGCCTTTTTGCCGATGCAAGACGAGGTTTTTCCGGATAAGGATCATTTCGGAAAGATTTTTTACAATCAAGCAAATCTTTCCGCTCTCAAAATTCCGCAAATTTCGGTCGTAATGGGAAGTTGTACCGCGGGCGGGGCATATATTCCGGCCATGTCCGACGAATCCGTAATCGTAAAAGGAAACGGAACCATCTTTTTGGGTGGTCCTCCTTTGGTAAAGGCGGCGACGGGAGAAATCGTCACGCCGGAAGAATTGGGCGGAGCCTTTGTTCACAGTACGATATCCGGTGTTACGGATCATTACGCGGAAGACGACGCACACGCGATCGAGATCACGAGAAACATAGTAAGCACTCTACATCTTGCCGGAGACGTTTCAAAAGGATCCGGAATCAGTTGGGAAGAACCTTTGTATCCTTCCGAAGAAATTTACGGAATCATTCAAAAGGATATCCGCAAAAGTTACGATGTTCGAGAGATCATCGCGAGGGTTGTAGATGGGTCTCGATTTCAAGAATTCAAAAAGTATTACGGAACCACTCTTGTCACCGGATTTGCAAAGATCTACGGCAAGATGGTGGGAATCATCGCAAACAATGGTGTGTTGTTTAGTGAAAGCGCTCTCAAGGCTTCTCACTTTATCGAACTTTGCAATCAGAGAAGTGTTCCTCTTCTGTTTTTACAAAACATCACAGGGTTTATGGTGGGTAAGAAATATGAGAACTCCGGGATCGCAAAAGACGGTGCAAAGATGGTAAACGCGGTATCAACTTCGATCGTGCCAAAGTATTCGATCGTGATCGGCGGTTCTTACGGAGCGGGAAATTACGGAATGTGCGGTCGTGCTTTTAATCCTAGATTTTTATGGATGTGGCCTAATTCGAGAATTTCAGTGATGGGAGGTGAACAAGCGGCTAACGTGCTTCTGACGGTAAAGATGGAACAACTCGAAAAAGAAGGAAAGAAAATGTCCGAGAACGAGCAGTTTGATTTCCGAAAACCGATCTTGGATGATTATGAAAGTCGTTCTTCTTGTGTCTATTCTTCTGCAAGACTTTGGGACGACGGAGTGATTGATCCAGCGAAAACTCGCGATATCTTAGGAGTGACTCTTTACGCCGATCATTCTAAAAAGCTCGAGGTCCCACGATATGGAATTTTTAGAATGTAGAAAAAATTGCTTTCAAATTACAGTTTGAGCAAATAATTATTTAATTCCTTTGGTATTGAGATGTTTTCAAAAAATTATTTCTATTTTTTTCTCTTCTTATTGCCTTCCTTTCTTTTTGGCGAAACTATCATTTTCAAAGACGGATCCATTCTTAAAGGAAAAATCTCCTCTCAAAACGCGCAGAGCGTAACGATCAAAACCGAAGATGGCAAACTTCAGGAAATTTCAAAAGTTCGAGTTTTAAAAGTCGTCTACAAAAATGTCAGTCAAGAAGAAGCGCAAAAAATTAAAAAAGAGGAAGAGGCAAAGCTCTTAATACAAGAGCAAAAGAAAAAAGAGAAAGAAGATCAGAAAAAAATCGAAGAACAACTCGTTCAAAAAAATAAAGAAGAAAAAGAAAAACAATCCCGATCAGAAGAAGAAGTAAAAAAGGCGAATACCAATCAAAAAGAGCAGGAACGTCTTTCTCGGATTCAACAAAAGGGAATGAACCCTTGGGACGTCACTCGAAGATCCGCGGTGCTTCCGGGATGGGGTCAATGGACGGATGAGCGAAAAGTTCCCGCTATTGTTTTTTCTTCTCTGTTTGTTAGTGCTCTTTATTGGATCCATCGAGAAAATCAGATCTATAGAAAGTCTGTAAAGGATCTGAATCATATAAACAATCCTTATGAAACTTTTTTACCGGTGCCTACATTTGGCGATCCGATCACACTTTATCTTTACAGTAAGCCGTTTGAAGATCAGAGAGAAAGAGTAAGTCAAAATTATCAGAATCTTCAGTTATCGATCGGTTTTGCAATTCTTGTCTATGCGGCCAATATTTTTGACGCGTATTTTTTTCATCCTCTATTGACGAAGTCGACTTCTTCTCATTTGATTTTCGATTACAATCCAATGGTGAGATTGGAGTCTTCTGCTCCGCCCTCATCCAATACATCCGGCGGATCTCTCGAAGGTTTTTGGAAGTTAGGAATTTGCTTCTCTTTAGAATAGAAGCAGTTTTTAGTTTTTCTGGGCAACTATCGTATAGAAAGAGCAAAAAATTGATTTTTGCCTATTTTTTAGGCAGAATGGGGTACTTTTTAGATCGAACGTTACGCTTCTTTTTCAGTCGGAATTCAATTCATCCTTAATTTTCGTTTATAGATTCAAGAATCGCGGAAAGTGGAAGTTTTTTGCGATCCTTTCCATCTTTTTGAGAATTCTTAAATAATTCGTAAACTGGTACCAATCTTGCAGTAAGATAAACAAATTGATTTGGGATGAGAATGACTATGAATTGGACCAAGAGAATACTCTTATTACTCACTCTGCTTCTTCCAATTGTCCTATTCGGACAAGAAGCAACTGCTCCTGCGGCGGCGCCGACGCCTGTCGCCGATAAAGGAGACACGGTTTGGATGCTTGTTGCATCTGCGTTTGTGTTTTTTATGATTCCCGGCCTTGCCCTGTTTTATGGCGGTCTTGTTAGATCTAAAAACGTACTCTCTACCATGATGCACAGCTTTGTTGCGATCCTGGTACTAACCATTCAGTGGACCGTCTTTGGATATAGCTTTGCGTTTTCCGGAACGAATCCGTATTTCGGTAACTTTGACCTTGCTTTCCTCAATGGAATTGATGAGAATACTTTAGAATTAACGATTCCAAAATACGTTCACTTTCTCTTTCAAGGTATGTTTGCTTTGATTACCCCCGCGCTGATTTCAGGAGCGATCGCAGAGAGAGTAAAATTTGGCGGATACGTAGTTTTTATCCTCCTCTGGTCCACATTCGTTTACGATCCCGTTGCACACTGGGTTTGGGCAGCTGACGGTTGGTTGTTTAAGATGAGCGCTTTGGATTTCGCGGGAGGAACTGTGGTTCACTTGATTTCCGGGATCGCGGGACTTGCAGCGGCCATCGTTCTTGGAAAAAGAAAGGGTGGCGGTCCCGCTCTTATTGCTCCGAACAATCTTACTTACACTTTGATCGGTGCGGGGCTGCTTTGGTTTGGTTGGTTCGGTTTTAACGCAGGATCCGGTCTTGCGGTCAATGGACTTGCAGCGAGAGCTTTTTTAGTGACTTTGATCGCACCTGCGGCTGCCGGTGTGGCTTGGTTGGTGATCGAATACATTCATACTAAAAAAGCTACGGCTCTTGGAGCGGCTTCCGGAATCGTTGCCGGTCTGGTGGTAATCACTCCCGCATCGGGTTTTGTAGGAGTGCAAGGAGCTTTGATCATGGGATTTCTCGTAAGTCCTGTATGTTATCTCGCAATCTTGTTGAAAGGTAAACTGGGATACGACGATAGCTTAGACGCGTTCGGGATTCACGGCGTGGGCGGTGCGTTAGGCGCGATTCTTACCGGTGTGTTCGCTCTTTCTCTCGGAGCTGGAGTCGCTACCAGAGGAGATCAAATTCTGGTTCAGGTAATCAGCGTTGTCGCTACCGGGGCTTATTCTTTTATCGTTTCCGTGATCCTTGTGTTCCTAATCGATAAAACTATCGGATTCCGTATTTCCGAAGAGAAAGAAATCGCCGGTCTGGATTCCGAGATCCACGGTGAAAAAGGTTACGAACTTTAATTTATAAGTTACTGAAGAATTTTAATAAGGAGATTGTATGAAATTAATCGTTGCTATCATTCAGCCGCATAAACTTGAAGAGGTTAAGGCGGAATTGACTAAAAATGAGATCTACAGACTGACCGTAAGCGATGTCCAAGGTTACGGACAGCAAAAGGGAAAAACCGAGGTTTTTCGCGGTCACGAATATCAGGTGAACCTTTTGAGAAAGGTTCGTCTTGAAATCGCCGTAAACGACGAATTCGTAAAACCCACCGTGGATGCGATCTTGAAAGCGGCAAAAACCGGAGATGGAAAAATCGGAGACGGAAAGATTTTTATCACTCCTCTCGAAGACGTGATCCGTATCAGAACCGGAGAAAGAGGAAGTTCGGCGATCTAATTTTTTCTTTGAAAAACGGATTCGTCTTGAGTCGAATCCGTTTGAGGGTTTATTTTGCTTTGATTTTTTCAAAAACCGAGTTTAAAAGCTCGGTTTTTTCGTTTTGGGAGACCCTTGTTTTAAAGGTTTAAGAATCTGTTTTTCTTCCGATACGCGGAAGATGTGGGAACTCATACATTTCGCAGACCGCTTTTTCGACAAGTTTTGACGATGTAGGAACTCCCACAGATCAAACGGGGATTACGACGTGATTTTATTGTATCTAAAAAATTTTCGTTTTACTTTGTCAGAACGATAAAACGATTTTTTGCCGAAAGGTCCTTTTCCACTTTCCCTTTCCTCCAGCCTTTTGTCAGAGATTCTAAAACGAGATCGTTTGCCAGAGCAGGCAGAGTTTCCATGTAGAATTTTCCATCTTCTTTCAAACGAGAATGTGCGTCGGCGATTAATTGAGATAAGAATTCTTTCGGATTTTCAAGAAACAAAGCAAGGTGCGGTTCGTAATCGACCACGTCTTTCATCATTCCCTCTTTATCCGTTAGGGGAATGTAAGGCGGATTGGTCGCGATGAGGTCGAACTTGAGCTCGGTCGGAATCGACGAAAATAAATCACTTTCCAAAAATTGAATGGAATTTGTTTCTTCCAGGATTTGGGCGGCGTTTTTTTTCGCGATTTCGAGCGCCTCTTTCGAGATATCGCTCAACGTGGTTTTCCAATTTTTGCGCGCCAATTGCAGACTGATTCCGATACACCCGCTTCCGGTACAGAGATCCAATACGCTTTTTTCTCCGGTATCCTCTTTGAACTCGGATAGAATTTTTTCCACGAGTTCTTCCGTTTCCGGTCTTGGAATGAGAACATTTTCGTTTACATAAAACACGGAATTGTAAAACGATTTCTGACCGGTGATATAAGCGGTCGGTTTGTTTTTGGAACGATCTACGATTCGATCTCTGTAAGCGTTTTTTTCGGTTTCGTTTAACAGTTTTTCAAAGTTGACGTAGAGTTTGACTCTCTGAAGACCAAGAAGATCGGCGAGTAAAATTTCCGCGTCGAGTCTCGCGCTGGCGATCTCTTTTTTTTTTAAGAAATCTTCGGATTTTTTGAGAAGGGAAAGAATGGAATCTGGGTGTTGCATTGGAGTGTTGGGGTTGGTGCCCCCGAGAGGATTCGAACCTCCGACCAAAAGTTTAGGAAACTTCTGCTCTGTCCACCTGAGCTACGGGAGCATTTTAAGAATTCGGTTTCCGTTTTTGTGAGACTATTCTCTGAAAGTCGGCGATATTGTGTATAACAATTTTGTCCTCATAGAGTTCTATTTTGCCGCTCTTGGAAAGAGTATTGAGAACTTTCTGAACTTCACCCACCGGTTGCGCACACCATTCCGCAACGTCGTGTTGCGACACGTTGAGGACAATCTCCTTAAAATCGGAATGGGCATGCATCTTTTCGTAGAGCATCAGGAAAACGTCGGCGACTTTTCCTTGGATATCGTCCATGAGAAGAATCAGGAGTCTTCTTTTGGCGTCGTTGATACGGACCGAAAAGAT comes from the Leptospira sp. WS92.C1 genome and includes:
- a CDS encoding GlmU family protein; amino-acid sequence: MPKIQRILIDEREVPAGLRSLTRIRSFAEIRSGILNTIQRTRESYPDATVFYSHSNPAFQQAFLERNPKFYAYDKKDVDLVLTPESCLPWNLINGTAKNIESDLELSREVQKWIRKLKVKSNHFHVVGKSKHLHVHPSATVYPGVVFDTTSGPVIVDKDVKITSFSFIEGPVYIGPNSQIDNARITGATTIGATCRIGGEVGTSVIGDFTNKHHEGFLGHSIVGSWVNIGALATTSDLKNNYGVVKIREENDDCITGSIKFGSVIADYSKIAIGVMLNTGTVVDFGCNVVSPRVSGYVPPFTWVESGQPYILDLFLRDARKIMARRNRELTLSETELIRILYESKVKK
- a CDS encoding carboxyl transferase domain-containing protein → MEIIESKIRTSSSEYKENFEDLKQKVESMRGLIRKIELGGGEKAIQRHKGRGKFTARERISALIDPGTSFLELSPFAAEGVYPDSVPSAGILTGIGRISGVDCMIVANDATVKGGTYYPLTVKKHIRAQEIALQNSLPCIYLVDSGGAFLPMQDEVFPDKDHFGKIFYNQANLSALKIPQISVVMGSCTAGGAYIPAMSDESVIVKGNGTIFLGGPPLVKAATGEIVTPEELGGAFVHSTISGVTDHYAEDDAHAIEITRNIVSTLHLAGDVSKGSGISWEEPLYPSEEIYGIIQKDIRKSYDVREIIARVVDGSRFQEFKKYYGTTLVTGFAKIYGKMVGIIANNGVLFSESALKASHFIELCNQRSVPLLFLQNITGFMVGKKYENSGIAKDGAKMVNAVSTSIVPKYSIVIGGSYGAGNYGMCGRAFNPRFLWMWPNSRISVMGGEQAANVLLTVKMEQLEKEGKKMSENEQFDFRKPILDDYESRSSCVYSSARLWDDGVIDPAKTRDILGVTLYADHSKKLEVPRYGIFRM
- a CDS encoding DUF5683 domain-containing protein, with product MFSKNYFYFFLFLLPSFLFGETIIFKDGSILKGKISSQNAQSVTIKTEDGKLQEISKVRVLKVVYKNVSQEEAQKIKKEEEAKLLIQEQKKKEKEDQKKIEEQLVQKNKEEKEKQSRSEEEVKKANTNQKEQERLSRIQQKGMNPWDVTRRSAVLPGWGQWTDERKVPAIVFSSLFVSALYWIHRENQIYRKSVKDLNHINNPYETFLPVPTFGDPITLYLYSKPFEDQRERVSQNYQNLQLSIGFAILVYAANIFDAYFFHPLLTKSTSSHLIFDYNPMVRLESSAPPSSNTSGGSLEGFWKLGICFSLE
- a CDS encoding ammonium transporter, producing the protein MNWTKRILLLLTLLLPIVLFGQEATAPAAAPTPVADKGDTVWMLVASAFVFFMIPGLALFYGGLVRSKNVLSTMMHSFVAILVLTIQWTVFGYSFAFSGTNPYFGNFDLAFLNGIDENTLELTIPKYVHFLFQGMFALITPALISGAIAERVKFGGYVVFILLWSTFVYDPVAHWVWAADGWLFKMSALDFAGGTVVHLISGIAGLAAAIVLGKRKGGGPALIAPNNLTYTLIGAGLLWFGWFGFNAGSGLAVNGLAARAFLVTLIAPAAAGVAWLVIEYIHTKKATALGAASGIVAGLVVITPASGFVGVQGALIMGFLVSPVCYLAILLKGKLGYDDSLDAFGIHGVGGALGAILTGVFALSLGAGVATRGDQILVQVISVVATGAYSFIVSVILVFLIDKTIGFRISEEKEIAGLDSEIHGEKGYEL
- a CDS encoding P-II family nitrogen regulator, with amino-acid sequence MKLIVAIIQPHKLEEVKAELTKNEIYRLTVSDVQGYGQQKGKTEVFRGHEYQVNLLRKVRLEIAVNDEFVKPTVDAILKAAKTGDGKIGDGKIFITPLEDVIRIRTGERGSSAI
- the prmC gene encoding peptide chain release factor N(5)-glutamine methyltransferase; translation: MQHPDSILSLLKKSEDFLKKKEIASARLDAEILLADLLGLQRVKLYVNFEKLLNETEKNAYRDRIVDRSKNKPTAYITGQKSFYNSVFYVNENVLIPRPETEELVEKILSEFKEDTGEKSVLDLCTGSGCIGISLQLARKNWKTTLSDISKEALEIAKKNAAQILEETNSIQFLESDLFSSIPTELKFDLIATNPPYIPLTDKEGMMKDVVDYEPHLALFLENPKEFLSQLIADAHSRLKEDGKFYMETLPALANDLVLESLTKGWRKGKVEKDLSAKNRFIVLTK